The Nocardioides sp. S5 genome includes a window with the following:
- a CDS encoding aminotransferase class I/II-fold pyridoxal phosphate-dependent enzyme, whose amino-acid sequence MTATALTDLSADDLAALLEQQRAAYEELKARGLKLDLTRGKPSSQQLDLSDALLHLPTSTKDAAGVDVRNYGGLEGLRELREMFAELLWVEPDQLVAGGNSSLTVMRDCLVYLMLFGGVDSERPWSREEKVRFVCPVPGYDRHFTLLESLGIEMVTVPMHDDGPDVDAVAALVADDPSIKGMWIVPTYANPTGAVVSQDVAARLAAMPAAAPDFKIFWDNAYALHHLTEDEAKSADILTLASAAGHPHRPIMFASTSKITYAGAGVAFLAASTANVAWYLGHLGNGSIGPDKVNHLRHVEFFGSPQGVREHMGKHREIIAPKFAEVDRVLTERLGGRGVATWNKPAGGYFVNLDVVPGTASRVVALAKEAGIALTPAGSSFPYKQDPDDTNIRLAPTMPPLAEVTEAMEAVATCVLLAAAEKASA is encoded by the coding sequence GTGACCGCGACTGCGCTGACCGACCTGTCCGCCGACGACCTGGCCGCCCTGCTCGAGCAGCAGCGCGCCGCCTACGAGGAGCTGAAGGCGCGCGGGCTGAAGCTCGACCTCACGCGCGGCAAGCCCTCGTCGCAGCAGCTCGACCTCTCCGACGCGCTGCTGCACCTGCCGACCTCGACGAAGGACGCGGCCGGGGTCGACGTACGCAACTACGGCGGGCTCGAGGGCCTGCGCGAGCTGCGCGAGATGTTCGCCGAGCTGCTCTGGGTCGAGCCCGACCAGCTCGTGGCGGGCGGCAACTCGAGCCTCACGGTCATGCGTGACTGCCTCGTCTACCTGATGCTGTTCGGCGGCGTCGACTCCGAGCGGCCGTGGAGCCGGGAGGAGAAGGTGCGCTTCGTGTGCCCGGTGCCGGGCTACGACCGCCACTTCACCCTGCTGGAGAGCCTCGGCATCGAGATGGTGACCGTGCCCATGCACGACGACGGCCCCGATGTCGACGCCGTCGCCGCGCTGGTCGCGGACGACCCGAGCATCAAGGGCATGTGGATCGTGCCGACGTACGCCAACCCGACGGGCGCAGTCGTGAGCCAGGACGTCGCCGCGCGCCTGGCGGCGATGCCGGCCGCAGCGCCGGACTTCAAGATCTTCTGGGACAACGCCTACGCGCTGCACCACCTGACCGAGGACGAGGCGAAGAGCGCCGACATCCTCACCCTGGCGTCGGCCGCGGGGCACCCGCACCGCCCGATCATGTTCGCCTCGACGTCCAAGATCACCTACGCCGGCGCGGGCGTGGCGTTCCTGGCGGCGTCCACCGCCAACGTCGCGTGGTACCTCGGCCACCTCGGCAACGGCTCGATCGGACCGGACAAGGTCAACCACCTGCGACACGTCGAGTTCTTCGGCTCGCCGCAGGGCGTGCGCGAGCACATGGGCAAGCACCGCGAGATCATCGCGCCGAAGTTCGCCGAGGTGGACCGGGTGCTGACCGAGCGCCTCGGCGGGCGCGGTGTGGCCACCTGGAACAAGCCGGCCGGCGGCTACTTCGTCAACCTCGACGTCGTGCCGGGCACCGCGTCACGCGTGGTTGCGCTGGCCAAGGAGGCGGGCATCGCGCTCACGCCCGCGGGCTCGTCCTTCCCGTACAAGCAGGACCCGGACGACACCAACATCCGCCTCGCGCCGACGATGCCGCCGCTCGCGGAGGTCACCGAGGCGATGGAGGCCGTCGCCACCTGCGTGCTGCTCGCCGCCGCCGAGAAGGCGTCCGCCTGA